The Balneola sp. genomic sequence GAAAAGATAAAAGCACATTTCGAGAAAATTGGAGTGCCTGTTCCCGTTTATACAAATGAAATTCCAAAAGGGAATAATGAGTTTGGGCTTGGTCTGCTTGGAATTACCGGAGATAAACTTGTAGAGCCTGATGTATATAAGCGCATAAAAGCTGAAGCGCTTAGTGTAGTTAGAGGAACAGTACAAGCAGATATTCTTAAAGAAGATCAGGCTCAAAATACCTGTATTTTCTCAACCGAGTTTGCACTTAAGATGATGGGTGATATCCAGGAGTATTTCACACAGCATAAAGTTAGGAATTACTACTCGGTATCTATTTCGGGATATCATATCGCTGAAGCCGGAGCTAACCCTGTTACACAAGCAGCATTCACACTGGCGAATGGTTTTACCTATGTAGAATATTATCTGGCACGAGGGTTAAATATTGATGATTTCGCACACAATCTATCGTTCTTTTTCAGTAATGGCTTAGATCCTGAATATTCTGTGATCGGAAGGGTAGCACGTCGTATATGGGCGGTTTCTATGAAGAATAAATATGCTGCTAACGATCGTTCACAAAAGCTTAAATATCATATCCAAACAAGTGGTAGATCATTGCATGCCCAGGAGATTCAGTTCAATGATATCCGAACCACATTACAAGCATTATTAGCAATATATGATAATTGTAACTCATTGCATACCAATGCTTATGACGAAGCAATTACTACTCCAACTGAGGAATCAGTTAGAAGAGCACTTGCTATCCAAATGATTATCAACAAGGAACTTGGTACCGCTAAAAATGAAAACATAAATCAGGGTTCATTTTTTATAGAAGAGCTAACGGATTTAGTAGAAGAAGCTATACTCGCTGAATTTGACAGAATCACAGATCGGGGTGGAGTTCTTGGTGCAATGGAAAGCATGTACCAGCGAGGAAAAATTCAGGACGAAAGCCTTTACTATGAGAGTAAAAAGCATAGCGGAGAACTTCCGATAATCGGGGTTAATACCTTCTTTGGAAAAGGAAGTGAAGAAGAAAATAAACCAGTAGAACTTATCAGATCTACCGAAGAGGAAAAGAAACAACAGATTACAAATCTGGAAGCCTTTTGGAAGCGAAATGAGGGAGAAGCTCAACAAGCTTTAGATCGACTTAAAACGGCAGCCAGAACCAACGGTAATATCTTTGAAGAATTGATGGAGACTGTAAAAGTGGCCTCATTAGGTCAGATTTCGCATGCTTTATACGAAGTAGGTGGACAGTATAGAAGGAATATGTGATTCGTTTACTATTTATGAAGGTGTACTATTAGCGAGGTTTAATTTCTCCATATTCATTAAATAAAAAACAAGGCCAGGGGAGATCAAAATCACTATTTAGACTTCTTAAACTTATGTCTAGAACTGTTGCATTTGTTTTATCATATGAGTCAACATGGTATAATAAGAGTGTGTCATCTGGTAGCAAAAACCATAGAGAAGCTGAGTTCCGGTTACTTTTTATTTCAAAAAAAATTGCTTCTTCTATGAATGAACGATTAAAGCGATAATTACATCCAGTATGAACCATTTCAGAAGTTCTTCTTGCTTTTTGATCACCATATCTATCGAACCATTCTAATCTGATATCATGCTTAATCCATTCGGATGAATCCTTATTCACCCTATAAATGTTATACTCATTTACGGTCCTATTATCATAATAATATATATCCAGTCTGGAGTTAGTGTCATCTTTTAGATATTTAGAAATAAAGTTGTTGGACTGAATTCTATTTAATATATCTGTATAGTTTTTTTTGAGACTGTCCCCTGTGTATAAACTTCCTTCGGAGATTGTTGCTATAAATTGTATGTAAACGTTTGGGAAGAAATGGTCATTCTTCAACTCAATCCTTAACGTCCTTTCAAAACCAGATATATATCGACCTCCACCTAGATTCTCATTTGTTGAAAGTACATCGAACTCGGTTCTCAGAATATTGATTTCTTCTCGGAAAGTTTCTCCGCTCATTGCATAGAGTTCTCTGATATTATTATCCAATATTTTATTGACTATATACCTTATTAATTTCTTTTCGGTTAATGGCTTTTCAACCTTTATTCTAGAATCAAATAAATTGTGTAATTCTTGGTCTACTTTATAATTGTATATAGTTTCTCCATTTTGATTGGTATATGGGAAGAGATAACCCCAGGCTCTTTTTTGCGAAACAAATGAGGCATAAACAGATCCTTCTTTATAAAACTTAACTGTGAATTGGTATCTATACTGATTATGCATTGTGTAACAACATCCTTTTGATAGATAGTCTTGTAACTGTTTTCTGTAGTTATCAAGGTTGGATAATTTTTTTCGAATATGCTGTTTTTGTTTAAAATTCCAATCTATTCTATCTCTATAGTAGCCATCGTAGAGTTGAAGTAATTCTTCCGGGTTATTTTTGATATAGCTTGTATCTAATCCAAATTCAACAAGTATATAATCCTCATTGATAGTTTTATTGAGTTCTATAACAAGCCTTCTTTTACTTCTCTTTCGTTTTATTACCTTTTTCCTGGTTTCCAAAAAGGAATCCTCACCTGAGATACCCTTCATATAAAATGTTGTTCTATAAACCACGATACTATCCGGCAGGGATTGGGCCTTAACATTAATGCTTATTTGTATAAGTATTAGTAAAACAACTAAGGTTCTTGTTTTCATTCTATAATTTGATGAAATAGAAAATCTTTTGGAACAAGTTTTTCACTCAGAATCTGAGTATATAGTTTTTTGTAATCTATAGATTAAACTTTTATCCAGCATCTAAGACTATTAATACCGAAACTAAACCCAGCTACATTCGTGTATCTGTCAGATTTAAAAAACTCAGGGCATCATGAGTACCAATAAAGATAAGTTCCGTAAAGGGATACCTAACGATTTAAATAATAATGATCCCGACTTCAACCTTGATCAGTACATTGATGAGCAATCAATGGAAGGGGAAGAAGATGTTCGCCCTGGAGTTACCTTTCGAGTAAAGGAAAAGAGCACCAAAAAAAGAGACCGTACGGTAATAGCTGTAGTACTTGCTATCATATTCCTATGGTATTTCGATTGGAATCCAATCAATGCGATTACTCAAACAAGCCAGGGAATAGCGGGGCTCTTCTCGAGTGACGATCCAATCACTCAGGTAGAAGCAAATGCTGTACAAGAAGCATTAAATAGTGAAACGGCATCGGGTTCCAGCTCAATCTTAGAATATTCTGCTGCTTTAGGGAATTTAAGATTCGATTCAAATCCAGCAAGTTCCGAAGTGTTGGCATTATATAATAATGGGGTTCCTATCAGCTATATGGAAAAGCTGAACCAATTAGATTACCTCGATGAGGTTAGTTACTCAGGGGTAATCGGCCTCTATGCAAATGGAGTCCCGACCTCTTACTTTGAAAAGCTTAATCAGCTGGATTATCTGGATGAGGTGTCTTACTCTGGAATTATCGGGCTTTACGCTAATGGAGTAACCACGGGGTATCTGGAAACCTTAGATCAATTGGATTACCTGGATGAAGTAAGCTATTCGGGAATTATTGGCCTCTATGCCAACGGAGTATCAGAAAGTTATTTGAGGGGTCTTAACCAACTAGATTATCTGGATGAGGTTTCGTATTCAGGAATAATTGGGATGTATTCCAACGGTGTTACTCTAAGCTATCTGAATACATTGCATGAAATTGATTACTTGGATGAGATTAATTATTCAGGGATTATTGGCCTTTATGCTAATGGCGTAACTCCTTCATTTTTGAGAGAACTTGCTCAACGAGACCTTTTGGATGATATGAGCTATTCTGATATTATTCGTGTGTATATGAATGATAACTAACTAATACACACCTTCTTTGAATGTCTTAATTATTGGCAAAGTCTGGCCGGAACCGCAGTCTTCCGCTGCGGGCTCTCGAATGCTACAGCTCATAGAACTATTTCAACACCAGGGGTGGGATATAACCTTTGCCTCAGCTGCAAGCAAAAGCAAATACTCTACAAGTCTCGAATCGATTAATATTGATTCCGTTACAATTCGTTTAAATGACCCTTCCTTTGATCAATTTATAGAAGATCTGAAACCTGATCTCGTTTTATTTGATCGTTATATGACGGAGGAACAGTTTGGATGGAGAGTAGCAGAATCTTGTCCTAATGCAATAAGAATACTGGATACTGAAGATTTGCATGGTTTAAGAGAAGGAAGAAATATTGCTCTAAAAGAGGGTAGAAGCTTCCACCAAAGTGATCTGCTTAATTCAATCTCCCTAAGAGAAATCGCAAGTGTTTTTCGATGCGATTTGTCCTTAATAATATCAGAATCGGAGATGGAACTATTGGAAGGTTTTTACAAGATAGACCTCTCTCTGGTTCATTATATCCCATTCATGATTAACTCGTTGACATACCTGGATATAAAAGAGTGGAAAGGGTTTGAAGAGCGGGAGCATTTTGTTTGGATAGGAAACTTCCTTCATGAACCTAACCTGGATGCAGTTCAATATTTAAAAAAAGAGATTTGGCCTGTAATTAGAAAGCAGTTGCCAAAAGCAGAGCTCCATATTTATGGCGCATATCCTAAAGAGAAAGTCTTTCAATTAAACAATGAAAAGGAAGGTTTTTTGGTAAAGGGGAGAGCCTCTACAGTAGAGAGTATTTTTTCCAATTCAAGGATACTATTAGCTCCAATTCGATTTGGGGCTGGATTGAAAGGAAAGTGCATAGAAGCTATGCAATATGGTCTTCCATCTGTAACTACTAAAATCGGAGCAGAAGGAATTCCAGGAGAGCTACCCTGGCCCGGAGCTATAGCTGATAGCGCTGAACAAATCATTAAGGAGGCAATTGCCCTATATACTTCCTCAACTGAATGGGATAATGCTCAGGCAAAAGGCGTGGAAATCTTATATAAGCGCTTTGATAAGCAAAAACATGGTAGTGTTCTCATACAAAGGATAGAAAAGCTAAGAGATGAATTAACACAGCATAGAACGAATAATTTTGTTGGAGCTATGCTGCAACATCAAAGCATGAGTAGTACAAAATTTATGGGTAAATGGATTGAGGAGAAGAATAGGTCAAAGGAGAGTTAACCAATTTTGGCATCAATCAAATTCATCAGTTTATTAGTCTTTCTTTGTACAACTAATCTTCCAGGTAGGAAATATAATTTTTTCGGTTAAATCAACCCATTCTCCAATCCATTCAAAATTATCATCGGAGATATCGAAAAATGTAAGCCGGTAATAACCCTCCATTCCATTTGGAGCAACCTGGGGGCGATATAGCACTATATTTCCATCGTCTTTTTTTGATCCTTCCCATACGGGTAAAACAGGAGCAGCTCCTGCTGAAGCATAATAGTGTACATACCAGGCAAGGCTATCTGAATTAAACTGACGAATGCTGCCAGAATGAGTCCCATCTTCTTTAAGGGTCTCATCCTGTACAGCCATACCGTCCATTATATATTTAAATCTCCAAAGCATAGGTACGGGGTCAGCCCAGGATTGATCTGGGTTACGTGTAACCGAGCTACATTCTGATTCTCCGATCAAAGGTTGGAAATCCGCAAGTTCGCCTCTGGCACTTGGGTTAATTCTACCAAAGGGATATTCCTCGGAGGGCTCATAATTATATTGTGCTGAAAGGAATTGAGGAAATAGGAAAAAGAGTAATAATGCTGTTTTCTTCATTTTTTCCCGAAAGAAAAGGAAGAGAGCATTAGGAATTTAATCTTTGCAGTAAATCGTGCTACTTTTGCAGGAAATCAAAGGGATGCTGCTTTTAGTACCTGTTTTAAATATCCGATCCGGGATTTTGAAATGGGGATTTCAGAACGGTCGCTTAATGTAACGGTGCAATTATTGAAATCAGCTTGTTCAAAGTAGCTAAGATTAACGAGTGCACGGCGGTGTACCCGCACAAAATTGAAGTTTTGCAAATCCTTCTCTAAGGATTTGAGGCTTTTTCTTAATGAGTAAGTTCTGGATTCGGTATGTATACGTACACAATAGTCATCAGCCTCAAACCACGTAATTTCAGTAATTGGGATCAATTTTTCTCTTGAACCGATCCTGATAAGAAGATGATGTGCATCACTTGCTTTTTCCGGGTTACCAACAACTTGGTCTTTCAAACTCTGTATCTCTACCCACTGAGCTTCAATGATATGTTTCTTTGACCGGTTAAATAGAAGTAGCAGAGTTAGTCCCGAAGCAAAGGTAAAACTCATTCCTTTTTGATAAATCATAAAAACAAAGACTTCCTTTAATACCACAAAACTTAGTTCAGTATTAGATTGAAGAATATTATGAGCAGAGACTAATACAAGAGCAATGATGTTTAAAAAAAGGAAAAGGCCAGAAATTAAGATCCAATTTTCTGTCTTATCAGAGCTAAAAAGACGGTCAGTGGATCTGAGAAATGAAATTCCCAGAAAAGTAGTACCAAGCCAAATAGTCCACCTGATAAAATGAAGTTTGAGCAGGAAGAGAAATGATATTTCACCATCCGAATACAAATCAAAAGTATCGAGGTAGAATTTCTGCTGGAGAGCATCAAAAAATATCACCCCTAAAATTGAGATGATTAATAAGAGAGTGATTTTATTCTTTGTTAGCATTTATTTGTGACTTAATAAGTACTACTTTCAAACGAATCTAAAATAGCATATTTGCAGTTTTGCCCAAAAAACCTGTTGTCTTAACCCTTGATGCCGGAGGTACTAATTTTGTTTTCTCCGCTGTAAAAAATGGGGTTTCATATGGTAAAAGCTTTTCATACCCAGCTAAGACTAATGAGCTGGAATCCTGTATCCAACTGATTATAGATGGGTTTGAAAAACTTGCATCTACTCTAGATGAAAAACCGGATGCTATTAGTTTTGCTTTTCCCGGTCCTGCAGATTATGAACAGGGAATAATAGGTGACTTGCCAAATTTACCAGCTTTTAAGGGGGGAACTCCATTAGCCTCTATGATAGAGGAAAGATTAGGAATACCTGTATTTATCAATAACGACGGGAACCTGTTCACTCTTGGAGAAAGCAAGTCTGGTTTTTTGCCATATTTAAATCAGCAGCTGAATGAGGCCGGGAGTTCCAGACGATTTAATAACCTCATAGGAATAACTTTGGGTACTGGTTTTGGAGTAGGGGTTTCTATAAATGGTCAGCTAGTTATTGGTGATAACAGCGTAGCTGCCGAAGGATGGTTGTTAAGGAATAAACATTATAACTATTCAAATGTTGAGGATACACTTAGTATCCGTTCAATTAAGCGAATCTATGCTGAGCAAATTTCAATGGATCCTGCAAAAGCTCCGGAACCACATGAAATATTCGAAGTTGCCATCGGGCAGCGAGATGGTATTCGTGAAGCAGCTATAGAAACCTTCCTTAGATATGGAGAAGTCCTAGGTGATGCGATTGCTCATCTTATCACAATTGTAGATGGAGTAGTTGTAATTGGAGGTGGAGTAAGTGGAGCATACCCGATTTTCTCTCGTTCTATGTTGGATGAGCTAAATGGAAGTTTTACAGCACTAAATGGAAAGAGATTTCCAAGGCTTATTCAGGAGGTTTATGATTTTGAAAATGAGTTCAAAAGAAGAAGCTTTTTAAACCTGAAAGGGCAAACTATTTCTATTCCAGGTTCAGAAACACCAATTACCTATTATGAGACTAAAAGTACGGTAGTAGGCCTATCAAAGCTGGGAACCAGTAAAGCTATTTCACTGGGAGCTTATCACTTCGCGGTAGAAAAACTGGGCTAGTCAACTACTTTAACTTCAGATCCTTTAGCTCCATACCATAGGATGTATACGTAACAGAATGCCAAAAACAACAGTGCATTTTGTAAACCAAATGAATCTGCCAGGCTACCATAAAGAGGAGGAATAAATGCTCCACCTACAATTGCGGTACAAAGAATACCAGATCCCTGTGCGGTATGCTCCTTTAAATCTTTAATTGATAAAGTAAAAATAGTGGGGAACATGATTGAGTTGAATAACCCAATACATAAAATGCTCCACATAGCTATATAACCACCGGAAAGCATGCTAACAATTAAAAGGGTAATATTTACTCCTCCATATACAGCAAGAAGACGCCCCGGAGCAATTTTTTGTAGGAGTGCAGATCCAACAAATCTTCCAATCATAGCACCTCCCCAATAAAAGAATACAAACGTACCTGCCATTTGAGCTGGGTTCATAGAAGTAATATCAACGCTGGAAAAACTTAGCGTAGCGAGTATGTTAGCTACCCCACTCATAAATGAACTTTCGGATACAAGTGTAGCAATGTCCAGATTTAAGAAATAATTGACCAGGTAGCTTCCAATAGCAACTTCGGCACCCACATACACAAAAATTCCGATAGCCCCGAAAGTAAGGTGTCGATTTTTTAAAGCTGATTTATAACTACCGTGATGATGTTCATCACCTTCAAGGATACGTGGTAGTTTAAAAGCTGAAAATGCAAGAGCGAGTCCAATTAAGACAAAGGCGAGAATGACAAATGGTCCCTGAACAGCGGATGCTTCAGAAGCGTAATAGGAGAGCTTTTCAGCTTCACCAAGTGCGTCAATTTCTGATGAACTCAATACCGAATTACTCAGAATGAATGCGGCACTTACTAAAGGAGCAATTGTTGTTCCTAAGGAGTTAAAAGCCTGGGCTAGGTTTAGCCTACTTGAAGCTGTTTCCTGAGGACCTAATGCAGCAACGTATGGATTTGCTGCTACCTGAAGAATGGTGATACCTCCAGCCAATACAAACATTGCCAGCAGAAAAATTGCAAACATTCTAAACTCTGCAGCTGGGTAGAAGAGTAAACATGCTACACCCATTGTAATCAATCCCACTATTGCTCCTTTTTTGTAACCGATTTTTGATATAAGTTGGCCTCCGGGTATTGAAAAGACAGCATAGGCCGTGAAGAAGGCAAACTGAACAACACCACTTTGAAAGTAGGTTAGCTCAAATACATCTCTTAGTCTTGGAACAAGTGCATCAACCAAAACAGTAATGAAGCCCCACATAAAAAAGAGGGAGGTAATTACAATGAAAGGTACCAGGTATTGATTTTTCTGAGTCATGTTTTTTTGGTTAGGCGCTACTGATCAATGTGAATGTATACAAAAAAGGCTCCCTAAAGGAGCCTTGAATTTTTTTAGCTGGTAGCTGCTATCCGACCTTGGAGATTTTGTGAACTTGTAAGTTCAGCACTAGTGGGATACTCTGAAATAATTCGATCGGTGAGTTCTTGAGCCCTTTCTAAATCACCAGCTTCAAAATAAGCTTCAGCAGCCTGATACAGATTGTATGGAGTGGTATTATCATTAATATCCCAGTTCGCAGCTTTAACAAAAGTCTCAGCAGCAAGCTCCGAATTACCATTCACGAGTAATAGCTTCGCATTAAAAGAAATTGCTCCTACGCCAAGTATTCCCTTAGGAGCATCATAGCTAGAAAGATGGTCAAGTGCGTCTTCAACGTTTCCTAATTTAAAACTAGAAACCGCTGCGTAATACGTAGCCAGGTTTCCCGCTTCTGTTCCTGAAAACTCGTTAGCTATTGCAAGGAAGCCATAGGTAAGCTCAAAACTGTCGCCATTAATAGCTCTGTCAAAGTCGCCCTGAGTGTAATATCCTTCAGCTATAGCTAAAAGTTGTTGTGCTTGTTCTTCCTGATTTTGAGAATAGAAGTTGTAACCAATTAGTGAACCAACAACAACTATGATACTAATTACAATGGCCAGAATTGTAATTCTATTTTCAGTAAAAAATGATGCCGCCTTATTATAGCTTTCGATTAGCGGATCAGATTCAAGTTGTTCTTTAGAAAGGTGTTTAGCCATGGATGTGTTTAATTATCAAAAAAATTTCAGACTTAGAAAATACGGCTGTTTGAATTGATAGTAAAACTAAAGTGAGCTCAATTCACCGTTTTTTATTTCAAGTATCACATCTGATCGTTCGGCTATAGCTTTTTCATGAGTTATTAGAAGAATAGTCACGTCTTCTTGGGCACGAAGTTCATAAAGCATATCAAGGATAATCTTTGTATTAGCATCATCAAGATTACCTGTGGGCTCGTCGGCAAGAATGAGAGAAGGGGAGTTCATTAGGGCTCTTGCCATAGAAACTCGTTGTTGTTCCCCTCCTGACAATTGAGTGGGTCTATGTTCAGATCGATCGGCTACACCAAATCTTTCCAATAATTCAAGAGCTCTCTTAGAAGCAGTAGTAATCGGAGAGCCTGCTATCAAGGCAGGCATTGCAACGTTTTCAAGTGCAGTAAACTCGGGTAATAAATGATGAAACTGGAATACAAACCCGAGATTTTTATTCCTGAAGTCAGCAAGTTGATCAGCATTCAGTTTAGAGATTTCTGTTTCACCCCAAAAAACAGATCCGGAATCAGGTTTGTCAAGTCCTCCAAGTATATGAAGTAAGGTGCTTTTTCCACTTCCACTTGAACCAACAATGGAAGTAATACTTCCTTTTTCGATAGTTAGCGAAATACCTGAAAGTACCTCAAGCAGGGAGTCTCTTTGTTCGCTTCTGTAACTTTTCTTTATATCAA encodes the following:
- a CDS encoding glycosyltransferase, with amino-acid sequence MLQLIELFQHQGWDITFASAASKSKYSTSLESINIDSVTIRLNDPSFDQFIEDLKPDLVLFDRYMTEEQFGWRVAESCPNAIRILDTEDLHGLREGRNIALKEGRSFHQSDLLNSISLREIASVFRCDLSLIISESEMELLEGFYKIDLSLVHYIPFMINSLTYLDIKEWKGFEEREHFVWIGNFLHEPNLDAVQYLKKEIWPVIRKQLPKAELHIYGAYPKEKVFQLNNEKEGFLVKGRASTVESIFSNSRILLAPIRFGAGLKGKCIEAMQYGLPSVTTKIGAEGIPGELPWPGAIADSAEQIIKEAIALYTSSTEWDNAQAKGVEILYKRFDKQKHGSVLIQRIEKLRDELTQHRTNNFVGAMLQHQSMSSTKFMGKWIEEKNRSKES
- a CDS encoding LytTR family transcriptional regulator, which produces MLTKNKITLLLIISILGVIFFDALQQKFYLDTFDLYSDGEISFLFLLKLHFIRWTIWLGTTFLGISFLRSTDRLFSSDKTENWILISGLFLFLNIIALVLVSAHNILQSNTELSFVVLKEVFVFMIYQKGMSFTFASGLTLLLLFNRSKKHIIEAQWVEIQSLKDQVVGNPEKASDAHHLLIRIGSREKLIPITEITWFEADDYCVRIHTESRTYSLRKSLKSLEKDLQNFNFVRVHRRALVNLSYFEQADFNNCTVTLSDRSEIPISKSRIGYLKQVLKAASL
- a CDS encoding ROK family protein, which encodes MPKKPVVLTLDAGGTNFVFSAVKNGVSYGKSFSYPAKTNELESCIQLIIDGFEKLASTLDEKPDAISFAFPGPADYEQGIIGDLPNLPAFKGGTPLASMIEERLGIPVFINNDGNLFTLGESKSGFLPYLNQQLNEAGSSRRFNNLIGITLGTGFGVGVSINGQLVIGDNSVAAEGWLLRNKHYNYSNVEDTLSIRSIKRIYAEQISMDPAKAPEPHEIFEVAIGQRDGIREAAIETFLRYGEVLGDAIAHLITIVDGVVVIGGGVSGAYPIFSRSMLDELNGSFTALNGKRFPRLIQEVYDFENEFKRRSFLNLKGQTISIPGSETPITYYETKSTVVGLSKLGTSKAISLGAYHFAVEKLG
- a CDS encoding sugar MFS transporter, with amino-acid sequence MTQKNQYLVPFIVITSLFFMWGFITVLVDALVPRLRDVFELTYFQSGVVQFAFFTAYAVFSIPGGQLISKIGYKKGAIVGLITMGVACLLFYPAAEFRMFAIFLLAMFVLAGGITILQVAANPYVAALGPQETASSRLNLAQAFNSLGTTIAPLVSAAFILSNSVLSSSEIDALGEAEKLSYYASEASAVQGPFVILAFVLIGLALAFSAFKLPRILEGDEHHHGSYKSALKNRHLTFGAIGIFVYVGAEVAIGSYLVNYFLNLDIATLVSESSFMSGVANILATLSFSSVDITSMNPAQMAGTFVFFYWGGAMIGRFVGSALLQKIAPGRLLAVYGGVNITLLIVSMLSGGYIAMWSILCIGLFNSIMFPTIFTLSIKDLKEHTAQGSGILCTAIVGGAFIPPLYGSLADSFGLQNALLFLAFCYVYILWYGAKGSEVKVVD
- a CDS encoding ABC transporter ATP-binding protein; the protein is MSTNVLSAIDIKKSYRSEQRDSLLEVLSGISLTIEKGSITSIVGSSGSGKSTLLHILGGLDKPDSGSVFWGETEISKLNADQLADFRNKNLGFVFQFHHLLPEFTALENVAMPALIAGSPITTASKRALELLERFGVADRSEHRPTQLSGGEQQRVSMARALMNSPSLILADEPTGNLDDANTKIILDMLYELRAQEDVTILLITHEKAIAERSDVILEIKNGELSSL